The window TTGAAGAGCTGTCTCCTGAAAGAATTTCCGCCCTTCTCTCAGGGATGAAAAAAGAAGAGTCAAAAATCGTTCTGGACATCATGAATTACCCTCCAGAAACCGCTGGCCGTCTTATGACCAATCGATTTGTCTGGATCCGGAATTATTATACTGTCCGAGAAGCGGTCGGAAAATTGAAATCCTTCGCCGACTTTGCCGAAACCATTAATTATTTATATGTAATTGATGAACAGAGGCGACTGGTCGGAGTTGTTTCATACCGGGACCTGTTGATTGCCGATTCCAATGAAATTATAAATAACATTATGTTCGAACGCGTCATTTCTGTTTCCGCCGAAACAGACCAGGAGGAAGTAGCACGGATGATTGAGCGGTATGACTTTATGGCTATTCCGGTTGTAAATGCTGAGAAAGTCCTCGTTGGGATTGTTACTGTCGACGATATCATCGACGTTGTCATTCAGGAGGCAAACGAGGATATTGAAAAGCTGTCTGCTTCTGGGAAATCAATTGACTTTGATACAAAGGCTTTTATAGCTGCTTACCGAAGGCTCCCTTGGCTAATCCTCCTTTTGTTTATTGGGCTTGTATCCGGACGAATTATCAGCTCGTATTCTGAAACACTTCAGCAAGTTGTTGCCCTCGCCTTTTTCATGCCGATGATATCCGGGATGACAGGGAATACCGGCACCCAATCGCTTGCAGTTGTAGTCCGTGGGTTAAGTACTAATGAAATTGACAAGAAAGTAATTTCAAAATTAATCGTCCGTGAATTAGGCGTTGGGCTTATTATCGGGCTAATCTGTTCGATTTTAATAGCGATTATTGCATTCATTTGGCAGGATAACTATGTACTTGGTATTGTAGTGGGCAGCTCTCTATTTTTAACTCTAATTATCGGAACACTTGCCGGAACAATTATTCCGATCATACTGTATCATATAAATATTGACCCGGCTGTAGCTTCCGGGCCTTTGATTACGACCTTGAATGATATTTTCTCGCTTATCACATATTTTGGGATTGCTACTTTATTTCTTCATCAACTTACATGAATGGATAATCGGAGACCTTCAAAAATCGAAGGCCTCCTTTTATTTTCACATACTAATTTGATTATCCTTACTAAATCCCAGTCTTATAAGCGGGATAAAATAATCTTGAAAGATATATCATTTGCCTAATACATTACACTATCGTCCTTAGGAATAAGTGCAAGAATATGATGCTTTAGCACCCTCACCATAGCAGGCGTTTTTAGATATACCTCCCCGTCGGTGTCCGCTTCCATCACTTGATCTGTTGAGATTTTTAATTCACTCCCCATACAATGAATGACCTCACCTGAAGCATCGTCGTCCCCGGCAGTGACATCCGACGTTAAAATTTCTTTTATTAACCCCAAATTGGTATTTTTAATAATAAACACATTGGCCTGGCCATCATTAGCATGGATATTGGAGAATGGAAGTTGATTGGTTCCAATAAATCTTCCATTCGCAACCAAAATCATGACAGCCTCGCCTTCCATGATTTCACCCTCGCAATCAATTTGATAGCTGAACGTCTCCATTTGCCTCATTGTCCGTAAAGCACTGAGATAATAACTGACTTTGCCAAACCACTGTTTTTCTGATTCCTTTATATTATTGGAAGCTTCTGTGACCAGGCCCGTCCCCCAAAAGTTCAAGGCAAAGTGGCCATTGATTTCCATTACATCAATAGGAACCTCAATGCCTGTAATAATCATTTCAGCGGCTTGTCGAATAGTTTGAGGCATATTGAGTGTCCTGCTGAAATCATTACAGGTCCCTCCGGGTAAAATAGCAAGTATTGGCCTTTTTTCCAAACGAGCCAGGCCATTTATGGAATCATGGACTGTACCATCCCCTCCAAGGACAATGACTATTTCAGCAGTTTCCCCGTACTCCATGCAGAACCGCTCTGCATGACCGGGCTCTGACGTCTTTAACAGAATCAATTCATTGATTTCCCTGCTTAATACCGGAATACATTCTCCAAGGCTTTTCTCGATATCTTTCTGTCCAGCATTTCCGTTGTATATTAAAAGACCTCGATTGTACCTGGCCATGCCTGGTCACTCCTTCTTCCACTGCCATTCTAATTTACTTCTTCATACCCATATCCCCACCACTTCATAAACCTTACTGAAAAATTGTTAAACCTTCACACCCGTTTAAGAATGAAAAACCCGGGTAAATCAGGAATAGCTTGAAATCAAGATATACTAGAAGGAGTGGTCTATATTGAGAACTAATAATGACGTATGGGGAGGATGGGAGCAATTTACTTATAAGCTTCCAGATCTTCTAATTGCTTTAGCAGTCCTTTTAATTGGCTGGTTACTTGCTAAGGCTATAGAAAAAGGGGTTTACAAAGCTCTTCAAAAATCAAATCTCGATAATCGCCTGTTCTCTCATGTAAAGGACAGGAAATTCTCGTCCGAGAAGATTATCAGCAAAATTGTGTATTATATCCTGCTGGTATTCGTATTTATTCTTTTCTTTAATATACTTGACCTGAACATCATTGCTGGACCACTAGTAAGCATGATGTCAGCCATCACATCTGCTATCCCAAGCATTCTAAAAGCAGCTCTTATTCTAGCTGCAGGCTGGCTTGTTGCCTCAGGACTAAGTTATTTAATTAAAAAAGGTGGCCGTACATTAAGAGTCCACCAGCTTTCGCAAAAGTTAAATATTACAAAGGACAGTGAAGATCCTGGCCAGCTGGCAGACCGAATAGCTAAAATTGTATTTTATCTCGTTCTGCTCGTGTTCTTGCCAGGTGTTTTGGCAGCCCTTGACATAAGAGGCATTTCAGAACCATTCTCAAACATGCTTGGCAGTATCCTAGCTTTCCTGCCAAAACTGTTCGCTGCAGCTCTTATTGTCCTCGTCGGCTGGTTTATCGCAAAAATTGTCCGCGATATTGTAACCAATCTGCTTCTAGGATTGGGGCTTGAAAAACTGGTTGACCGTTTCGGGGCAAGAAGACTTTTTGAAGGGACAAGCCTATCATCGGTAATTGGAACAATTGTTTTTGTTCTTATTCTTATCCCAACATTTATCACAGCCCTAGAACGCCTTGATCTTAATGGAATATCAGGCCCTGCCATCAATATGCTGAATGATGTTTTAACGATGATACCAAATATAATTGTAGGCATTATAATGGTACTCATTGGTTTCTGGCTTGGCCGCTGGGCAAACACATTCATCACTGACTTGCTTGACCGTGTTGGCTTCAATAACTTTTTAAAAGGAGTTGGAATTGGCAAAAACTCCACGTCCGCACTTTCACTTTCAAAAGCGGTTGGAACAGTTGCCCAGGTTTTCATTGTTCTCCTTTTTGTAGTTGAAGCATTGAGTTTAGTAGGCCTAGACTTCTTTGTCACACTTGCAACAGGCGTTATTGGCTACTTGCCACATGTTATTGCTGCCCTGATTATTCTTGTTGTAGGCCTGTATGTTGGCAACCTTCTCAAAAGATTGCTTTCGAGTATGTTGCAGGGACCTCATTACGGTATGCTCTCTTCAGTGGCAAAATACGCTGTCATTGCCATTTCAGTTTTCATGGCACTGGCTCAGCTTGGTGTAGCAGCTTCCATCGTTAACGCCGCTTTCATTTTGATTCTTGGCGGTCTGGCATTGGCATTTGGTCTGGCATTTGGCTTAGGCGGAAGAGAATTTGCGTCCAAATACCTTGCCCGTCTTGATCAAAAATTCGAACAAACAACGGTAGTGAAACCACCTGCCCGCGATGGCAGTCAAAACCAGCCAGGATATCCAGGGAATCACAATCAGCCAGGAAAACCTAATCTTAATCAGGGACCTGCCTTTACAGATCCTAATAATCATAACCCGAATGATCCAAATAATCCTTTTAACAAAAGGTAACCTACTGAATCCTGCCAGCCCCCCGGGTTGGCAGGATTTTTTAATGTTCCAACCTCTCTGTTGTTTTCATAAAAACCACGGATAACTCATTCTGCTGTCTGGCCCAAACTTTTTTATTCCTACAACCCCAAACTGTGCTTAAATAGACATGGTTTAATCCGTTCTCTCGTGCTACTCTTATAGGGTTTCCTGATTTTTATTGTTAATATTTACTTTTGACACATTCTACGAGTCTCATTAAAATGAAGGATATGTGTTTTTTAACCAATCCAATTAAAGGAGTTTGATAGATATGAGAAAAATTGGTTTGGCATGGCAAATTCTGATTGGGCTTGCACTCGGGATTGCCATTGGCGCTATTTTTTATGGCAATCCTTCCGTTCAGGAATGGCTGCAGCCGATAGGAACTATTTTTATTCGGCTTATAAAAATGATTGTTGTGCCAATTGTCATCGCCAGCATTGTTATTGGAGTTGCAGGTGTTGGTGATATAAAAAAACTTGGAAAACTTGGCGGTAAATCACTGCTTTACTTTGAAATTATTACAACAATTGCCATCATGGTTGGACTGCTTAGCGCAAACCTGTTTAAACCAGGGCTAGGTATTGATATGGGTTCCCTGACAAAGGGTGATATTGGGAGCTATTTGTCCACAACAGAGGAAGTACAATCTCACAGCATGGCTGAAACCTTTATTAACATTGTACCTACTAATATTATTGACGCCATGGCAAGGGGCGACATGCTGGCTATTATCTTCTTCTCCGTGCTGTTTGGACTTGGTGTTGCAGCAATTGGTGAAAGAGGAAAACCTGTATTGAGTTTCTTCCAGGGTGTTGCGGATGCCATGTTTTATATGACAAACCAGATAATGAAATTCGCTCCATTCGGAGTATTCGCGTTAATTGGAGTAACGGTTTCGCAATTTGGTATCAGCTCACTCGTGCCACTTAGCAAACTTGTCCTCACAACATATGGAACGATGATATTCTTTGTCGTTGTGGTACTTGGTTTAACTGCCCGGATTTTTGGCATCAACATCTTTAATTTGTTTGTGATTTTAAAAGACGAGCTTATTCTGGCATACTCAACTGCAAGCTCGGAAACTGTGTTGCCGAAACTAATGGAAAAAATGGAAAAATTCGGATGCCCGAAAGCCATTACTTCATTTGTTATCCCAACAGGCTATTCATTCAATCTCGATGGTTCCACATTGTATCAGGCTCTTGCCGCTATCTTCATTGCACAGATGTATGGCATTGACCTTTCCTGGGGCCAGCAACTTTCACTTGTTCTTGTCTTGATGGTTACGTCAAAAGGTATTGCTGGTGTACCTGGAGTTTCATTTGTTGTTCTCCTTGCTACCCTTGGTACAGTCGGACTGCCTGTAGAAGGTTTGGCTTTTATTGCTGGTATCGACAGAATCCTTGATATGGCTCGTACCGCCGTCAATGTGGTTGGTAATTCACTTGCTGCCATTGTTATGTCAAAATGGGAAAAACAGTTCGATGAAGAAAAGGCAGCTGCTTATTTAAATGAAATTCGCAGCACCAAGAAAACCATAGAAGCATAATAATTTTATTTTCTCGCCCCTCAGTGAAGGGGCTTTTTTATTTTTTTAGGGTTGTATTAGAGTTAGGACGTTTGAATAAGCTTCTTGGATTGAACTTCACGGGAGAAAATGCGGTTTTACAAGGGGAGCTTCCAAGAATGATTTTCGTACTTAATTATAGGTTAGCATAATTGAGGATAGTGAGGACCTTCGGACGAGCTTTTGCACCTTCCGCTCCAATCGAAATTGCTATAGCCTCAACAAAATTCATTGACAAACCTTTTTTTTAAAAAAAATATCCATCCTTACGTTTAAGGATGGACGAGGTGTGGTATTAGAAAAATGTTTCATGGAATTTTGTTAATCTAACCATTTAATAATTCTGATGCATGTCCCTTTTCCGGGTTCTGTCTGGATTAAAAATTCATCCGCCATTCTCTTTATAGCAGGAAGGCCAGCCCCCAGGCTTCCAGACGTCGAAAAACCTTGCTCCATAGCACGTTCAACATTTACTATTCCCGGGCCATCATCAATGGCAAGGATCGAGATACCGCGTAAGCCATTCTCTTCAACAGTATCAATATATATTCTCCCATATCCTGCATACTTATATATGTTGCGGGCGAGTTCTGAAATAAGTGTTATAACCCTCGATTGATCAAAGAGGCTGAAACCCAGAGATTTTGCAGCTTTTCGGGCTTCCTGCCTGGCAGACATAATATCGTATTCTTCTTTTACTTCAATACATGCCTGGTCGTGCAGTAGGCAATCCGGTCTGATTTCATCTTTAATTTCAAAAATCTCCACCATTGATTCCCCCCTTATAAAGTAAGCCAGAAGCTGAAACATCTTTGCTGGCTAAACTCCCTGCACCACCGCACTAATATATGTATATTAAACCCTCTTCTTCTATGTGTAAATTTACCCTTCTAAACAGTATACTGGAAAACCTTACAAATAACCATTGGTATAATTTAGCTATATTGTATTAAATATCCCCCTGAATCCCCCAGCGGTCCCTTTTATGCCGTTATTTCTCTGAAATAACTTTACAAGAAAATCATAACTCATTCGACAATTTGAATTTGTCGGAATTTGATAATTCTGAGGATTTATTTTCGGCATTTTCCTCCAATGTTTTTCGCCATCCTAACAGGGGAAAAGGAATACTGGTTTTGATTATTTGCCTTGAATGTTTGTAATTAGCTTATAATATAACAGAAAACTTTTAGCTAACAGCTATTTCCGGGCTGGTTAAATCATACAGGAGGTGTGACCCTAGGGTTCTCGGGGCATATAGTGACAACAACTTTAATTAATCTTTTACTTGTATTTGTTCTAATTGCTATGACCGCATTTTTTGTTGTAACTGAGTTTGCAATCGTGAAGGTGAGAGGTTCCAGGATTGATCAACTAATTGAGGAGAACAAAAAAGGCGCAAAAGCCGCTAAGCACGTCATTACCCACCTTGATGAATACTTATCTGCATGCCAGCTTGGCATTACCATTACCGCTCTGGGACTTGGCTGGTTGGGTGAACCGACTGTAGAGGCGATTTTGAAACCTATTTTCCATACTCTCAACATGAATGAACATATTGCTGAAATCCTTTCATTTGCCATTGCTTTCTCAGTCATTACCTTCCTGCACGTGGTAATTGGCGAGCTGGCACCAAAGACCTTTGCAATCCAGATGGCTGAAAAGGTAACTCTGCTGTTATCAAAACCAATTATTATTTTTTATAAAATCATGTACCCGATTATTTGGGCCTTAAATGGGTCTGCACGATTCCTTGTTGGACTTTTCGGTCTTAAACCAGCCTCAGAGCATGAACTTGCCCACTCTGAGGAAGAATTGCGCATCATCCTGTCTGAAAGCTTTGAACAGGGTGAGATCAACCAATCCGAATTAACATATGTTAACAAGATATTTGAATTTGATAACCGTATTGCTAAGGAAATCATGGTACCTCGAACTGAAATAGTTACACTTGCTATTGATGACAGCATGGCGGACATCCTGGAAACCATTCGACGTGAAAAATATACACGCTACCCTGTGGTGAATGGGGACAAGGACAATATAGCCGGTATGGTAAACATCAAAGAAATCCTGACTGCCAATTTAACGCCTGAGGCCTTACTGGATAAACCGCTTAGCAGTTTCCTCAAGCCAATCATGCATGTCATAGAAACCATTCCAATTCATGATCTTCTTGTTAAATTGCAGAAGGAGAGGACTCATATGGCGATTCTTGTTGATGAATATGGGGGAACAGCTGGCATTGTAACGGTTGAAGATATCCTTGAAGAAATTGTTGGAGAAATCCGGGATGAATTTGATGCTGATGAGGTAGCGGAAATACGGAAAATTAAAAATGGACATTATATTATGAGTGGAAAAGTTTTAATTGAAAATGTTAATGATGTACTTGGTACTTCTATTTCTGATGAGGATATCGATACGTTGGGAGGTTGGTTTCTTTCCCATACATATGATATCAAAACCGGGGACTTCATTAAGGAAGAAGGTTATACATTCAGAGTAACAGATCTTGATGGACACCAAATCCTCTATATTGAAATAATTAAAGAAAAAGATTTCAAAAACAGAGATTTAGATGAGACTGACCCTTCTTCTTAGGAAGAAGGGTTATTTTTTCAATAAGAAATGGGCAATAAATTGATGGTGACTTATCGTATCGGGGGAACAAAAGGCCGATTAGGCATATGCTTTCGAGTTGCATTCTGGTAATAGAAAAAAAGACAGGAAGCCGCATTGGTGCTTCCTGTCATCGTGATTATTAAATTGTCTGCAGCTTAACGGCTGTACCCGAAGGATCCTTTACCATATAATTATCATCAATTGCCACACCGAGAACATGGAGTTTTTTAACAACAGTCTCTCTTTGCTCCTCTGGCATAAGTAAGGTGAAGTATTTAAGTCCCACACTATTCTCATCAGGTGCAGGCGCGCCTACGCCATTCCAGGTATTCAGCCCAAGATGATGATGATAACCGCCGGTTGACATAAACAAAGCCTGTGGATATCTGCTTACTAGATCAAATCCCAGTCCCTCACCGTAAAACTTTTTGGTTTCCTGCAAATTCGCCACATGAAGATGCACATGCCCAATGATTGTCCCTGAAGGCATTCCCTGCCACTTTTCTCCTTCTGCAGCAGCCAGAATACCTTCTGCATCAATTTGCTTCGTGGCCATTTCAACCTCACTTCCATTCCAGGACCAGCCTGAAGATGGGCGGTCCGAATAAATCTCGATCCCATTTCCATCCGGATCATCTAAATATAATGCTTCGGAAACAAGATGATCCCCTGCTCCTATTGGATATTGAATCTCTAGAAGATGCCGCAATACCTTTCCTAATTCCTTCCTTGAAGGAAGAAGAATCGCATAATGATACAGGCCGCTCCTCCGTGACTGTTTTGGAATGACATTATCAGGCTGTTCCAACGTAACAAGCTGATTGCCTCCAGCTCCAAGTACGGCTTGCCGATCGGACTGTTCCAATACTTGAAAACCAATTATTTTTTTATAAAATTCAAGGGATCGTTCTAAATTTTCAACCTTTAAGTGAACGCCGCCTATAAACGTATTTGGGTAAGTATGAAA is drawn from Bacillus sp. FJAT-18017 and contains these coding sequences:
- the mgtE gene encoding magnesium transporter, which produces MIQNMSKDQITLLVIKAIKENKRKEFESILDELQPYDVARLFEDFPEKHKTRFLLYLNPHLLADLLEELDTEEQHDVLNRLGIEKTGKVLDLMDNDDLASLLEELSPERISALLSGMKKEESKIVLDIMNYPPETAGRLMTNRFVWIRNYYTVREAVGKLKSFADFAETINYLYVIDEQRRLVGVVSYRDLLIADSNEIINNIMFERVISVSAETDQEEVARMIERYDFMAIPVVNAEKVLVGIVTVDDIIDVVIQEANEDIEKLSASGKSIDFDTKAFIAAYRRLPWLILLLFIGLVSGRIISSYSETLQQVVALAFFMPMISGMTGNTGTQSLAVVVRGLSTNEIDKKVISKLIVRELGVGLIIGLICSILIAIIAFIWQDNYVLGIVVGSSLFLTLIIGTLAGTIIPIILYHINIDPAVASGPLITTLNDIFSLITYFGIATLFLHQLT
- a CDS encoding diacylglycerol/lipid kinase family protein; this translates as MARYNRGLLIYNGNAGQKDIEKSLGECIPVLSREINELILLKTSEPGHAERFCMEYGETAEIVIVLGGDGTVHDSINGLARLEKRPILAILPGGTCNDFSRTLNMPQTIRQAAEMIITGIEVPIDVMEINGHFALNFWGTGLVTEASNNIKESEKQWFGKVSYYLSALRTMRQMETFSYQIDCEGEIMEGEAVMILVANGRFIGTNQLPFSNIHANDGQANVFIIKNTNLGLIKEILTSDVTAGDDDASGEVIHCMGSELKISTDQVMEADTDGEVYLKTPAMVRVLKHHILALIPKDDSVMY
- a CDS encoding mechanosensitive ion channel; the protein is MRTNNDVWGGWEQFTYKLPDLLIALAVLLIGWLLAKAIEKGVYKALQKSNLDNRLFSHVKDRKFSSEKIISKIVYYILLVFVFILFFNILDLNIIAGPLVSMMSAITSAIPSILKAALILAAGWLVASGLSYLIKKGGRTLRVHQLSQKLNITKDSEDPGQLADRIAKIVFYLVLLVFLPGVLAALDIRGISEPFSNMLGSILAFLPKLFAAALIVLVGWFIAKIVRDIVTNLLLGLGLEKLVDRFGARRLFEGTSLSSVIGTIVFVLILIPTFITALERLDLNGISGPAINMLNDVLTMIPNIIVGIIMVLIGFWLGRWANTFITDLLDRVGFNNFLKGVGIGKNSTSALSLSKAVGTVAQVFIVLLFVVEALSLVGLDFFVTLATGVIGYLPHVIAALIILVVGLYVGNLLKRLLSSMLQGPHYGMLSSVAKYAVIAISVFMALAQLGVAASIVNAAFILILGGLALAFGLAFGLGGREFASKYLARLDQKFEQTTVVKPPARDGSQNQPGYPGNHNQPGKPNLNQGPAFTDPNNHNPNDPNNPFNKR
- the gltP gene encoding glutamate/aspartate:proton symporter GltP; protein product: MRKIGLAWQILIGLALGIAIGAIFYGNPSVQEWLQPIGTIFIRLIKMIVVPIVIASIVIGVAGVGDIKKLGKLGGKSLLYFEIITTIAIMVGLLSANLFKPGLGIDMGSLTKGDIGSYLSTTEEVQSHSMAETFINIVPTNIIDAMARGDMLAIIFFSVLFGLGVAAIGERGKPVLSFFQGVADAMFYMTNQIMKFAPFGVFALIGVTVSQFGISSLVPLSKLVLTTYGTMIFFVVVVLGLTARIFGINIFNLFVILKDELILAYSTASSETVLPKLMEKMEKFGCPKAITSFVIPTGYSFNLDGSTLYQALAAIFIAQMYGIDLSWGQQLSLVLVLMVTSKGIAGVPGVSFVVLLATLGTVGLPVEGLAFIAGIDRILDMARTAVNVVGNSLAAIVMSKWEKQFDEEKAAAYLNEIRSTKKTIEA
- a CDS encoding anti-sigma regulatory factor; this encodes MHDQACIEVKEEYDIMSARQEARKAAKSLGFSLFDQSRVITLISELARNIYKYAGYGRIYIDTVEENGLRGISILAIDDGPGIVNVERAMEQGFSTSGSLGAGLPAIKRMADEFLIQTEPGKGTCIRIIKWLD
- a CDS encoding hemolysin family protein, whose product is MTTTLINLLLVFVLIAMTAFFVVTEFAIVKVRGSRIDQLIEENKKGAKAAKHVITHLDEYLSACQLGITITALGLGWLGEPTVEAILKPIFHTLNMNEHIAEILSFAIAFSVITFLHVVIGELAPKTFAIQMAEKVTLLLSKPIIIFYKIMYPIIWALNGSARFLVGLFGLKPASEHELAHSEEELRIILSESFEQGEINQSELTYVNKIFEFDNRIAKEIMVPRTEIVTLAIDDSMADILETIRREKYTRYPVVNGDKDNIAGMVNIKEILTANLTPEALLDKPLSSFLKPIMHVIETIPIHDLLVKLQKERTHMAILVDEYGGTAGIVTVEDILEEIVGEIRDEFDADEVAEIRKIKNGHYIMSGKVLIENVNDVLGTSISDEDIDTLGGWFLSHTYDIKTGDFIKEEGYTFRVTDLDGHQILYIEIIKEKDFKNRDLDETDPSS
- a CDS encoding VOC family protein encodes the protein MEQKFHTYPNTFIGGVHLKVENLERSLEFYKKIIGFQVLEQSDRQAVLGAGGNQLVTLEQPDNVIPKQSRRSGLYHYAILLPSRKELGKVLRHLLEIQYPIGAGDHLVSEALYLDDPDGNGIEIYSDRPSSGWSWNGSEVEMATKQIDAEGILAAAEGEKWQGMPSGTIIGHVHLHVANLQETKKFYGEGLGFDLVSRYPQALFMSTGGYHHHLGLNTWNGVGAPAPDENSVGLKYFTLLMPEEQRETVVKKLHVLGVAIDDNYMVKDPSGTAVKLQTI